The following coding sequences lie in one Erwinia amylovora genomic window:
- a CDS encoding spermidine synthase: protein MSDADIYSSSTLFHLRGTQVASMQDEFGTVTVIDNRDFRSMSFDLIFEQSKMLKSNAALPVHHYIRAMLMARTLVKAQDILLLGLGGGSLLRSLYAGNPHIVVDVVELRQAVLRVAQDYFCLPQSDNVRYFIDDAARFIAGQNSQRGYQLIFSDLYNANALAPLQATEQFLRNCAARLQPGGWLVLNHPQLPQQDPLFSQALLAIFCSLFYTVAPSGNVVIFASRSPCPHPLHHLQRLMSSSGEDFTTDFTSLAQKLSRWPGSSVTLKR, encoded by the coding sequence ATGTCCGATGCTGATATCTATTCTTCCTCAACGCTGTTTCACCTGCGCGGAACTCAGGTAGCCTCGATGCAGGATGAGTTCGGCACTGTGACAGTCATTGATAACCGCGATTTCCGCAGCATGAGCTTTGACCTGATTTTTGAACAAAGTAAAATGCTGAAAAGCAATGCGGCACTGCCAGTGCATCATTATATTCGTGCCATGCTGATGGCGCGCACGTTAGTCAAGGCGCAAGATATTCTGCTGCTGGGGTTGGGGGGAGGTAGCCTGCTTCGCTCACTTTACGCCGGCAACCCTCATATCGTGGTGGATGTGGTTGAGCTGCGTCAGGCTGTACTGAGGGTGGCACAGGACTATTTTTGCCTGCCGCAAAGTGACAACGTTCGTTATTTCATCGACGATGCCGCGCGCTTTATCGCCGGGCAAAATAGCCAACGCGGCTATCAGCTAATTTTCTCTGACCTTTATAATGCCAACGCTCTTGCACCTTTACAGGCAACGGAACAATTTTTACGCAACTGCGCCGCCCGGCTGCAACCCGGTGGCTGGCTGGTGCTGAATCATCCCCAGTTACCGCAGCAAGATCCCCTCTTCTCACAGGCCCTGCTGGCGATTTTTTGCAGCCTTTTTTACACTGTCGCACCCAGCGGCAATGTGGTTATCTTTGCCAGCCGTTCCCCCTGCCCCCATCCCCTGCATCATCTGCAACGGCTCATGAGCAGCAGCGGGGAAGACTTTACAACCGATTTTACATCACTGGCACAGAAACTGAGCCGCTGGCCGGGTAGCTCCGTCACCCTTAAACGGTGA
- a CDS encoding AI-2E family transporter, with amino-acid sequence MIIQGMSKGFFIFILAVTTLGFLHILGPYFSAILWAAILAIIFHPLKSKIRKYCGDRNGLASMLTLLIICLIVFIPLAVVVSSLAVEFNALYNRIQANQTELTTVATSVVNHLPEWLRHFLAENNLNDANAIQQKLSGVAMKGGQFFAGSLMMIGKSTFSFTIGFGVMLYLLFFLLKDGAYLVGMALDAIPLSRFVKHHLFVKFAAVSRATVKGTVVVAVVQGTLGGIAFWCAGIQGSMLWGSLMAFLSLIPAVGSAIIWLPVVIWLLFSGAMVKGLALTFFFVVVIGLVDNILRPLLVGKDTKMPDYLILISTLGGMEIYGINGFVIGPLIAALFISCWNLLSGRDHRGNTDEIDSDFMEEGQNHPGNEHQ; translated from the coding sequence ATGATCATTCAGGGCATGAGTAAAGGATTTTTTATTTTTATTCTGGCGGTAACCACGCTGGGTTTTCTTCACATACTGGGACCCTATTTTTCTGCCATCTTGTGGGCCGCCATTCTGGCCATTATCTTCCATCCGCTGAAGAGCAAGATCAGGAAGTATTGCGGCGACAGAAACGGTCTGGCATCCATGTTGACTTTGTTAATCATCTGCCTGATCGTCTTCATCCCCCTGGCAGTGGTGGTCTCGTCTCTGGCAGTGGAATTTAATGCGCTGTATAACCGAATCCAGGCCAACCAGACTGAACTGACCACGGTAGCCACCAGCGTGGTGAACCATCTGCCCGAGTGGCTGCGGCATTTCCTCGCAGAGAATAATCTCAATGATGCCAATGCGATTCAACAAAAGCTCTCCGGTGTGGCCATGAAGGGGGGGCAGTTCTTTGCCGGCAGCCTGATGATGATAGGTAAAAGCACTTTCAGCTTTACCATCGGATTTGGCGTTATGCTCTACCTGCTGTTCTTCCTGCTGAAAGATGGCGCTTATCTGGTGGGTATGGCGCTGGATGCCATTCCGCTTTCACGCTTCGTTAAACATCATCTGTTTGTTAAATTCGCCGCGGTTTCCCGTGCAACGGTAAAAGGAACGGTGGTGGTTGCGGTGGTGCAGGGAACACTGGGTGGAATCGCTTTCTGGTGTGCCGGCATACAGGGCAGCATGTTGTGGGGTTCGCTAATGGCGTTCCTGTCGCTGATCCCGGCAGTAGGCTCGGCGATTATCTGGCTACCGGTGGTTATCTGGCTGTTATTCTCCGGCGCGATGGTTAAAGGGCTGGCGCTGACATTCTTCTTTGTGGTGGTCATTGGTCTGGTAGATAATATTCTGCGCCCTCTTCTGGTCGGCAAAGACACCAAAATGCCCGATTATTTGATTCTGATCTCTACTCTGGGCGGTATGGAAATCTACGGCATTAATGGTTTTGTGATCGGGCCGTTAATTGCCGCGTTGTTCATCTCCTGCTGGAATCTGCTTTCAGGCAGAGATCACCGCGGTAATACTGATGAGATAGACAGCGACTTTATGGAAGAAGGCCAGAATCACCCCGGTAATGAACACCAATAA
- a CDS encoding lysine exporter LysO family protein: MKESLLSVIIVVLLLSSGYFSGKKLQVRIRNILLSKIGLVVLLLLFCMGIDFGAVFSNREIGSEIVKSALVLSTIISVSTFMILVRRRGKSSSHNEATNFSGPVIGCIKAILSFAAGVMLFRFTHFSLQDIHFSSNYILYALIYLVGMDLVNFRISTVRSEIFILPGLVIAANLISVLIFSRFSSYSLAESLVVSSGFGWFSLSGPMVNILVSPKMGAMAFMTDFFREMLSIFVLYFLGKKQPRSAIGISGAAALDSALPFIKENCHEEFIQHAIVSGFILTLLAPIFISLTVSLL; the protein is encoded by the coding sequence ATGAAAGAATCATTATTGTCGGTTATTATCGTGGTCTTACTGTTATCCTCCGGGTATTTTTCGGGGAAAAAACTTCAAGTGAGAATCAGAAATATCCTTTTGAGCAAGATTGGACTGGTAGTATTACTGCTTCTTTTTTGCATGGGAATCGATTTTGGCGCGGTTTTCAGCAACAGAGAGATCGGCTCCGAAATAGTGAAAAGTGCGTTAGTTCTGTCAACTATTATATCTGTTTCTACATTTATGATTTTAGTCAGAAGGAGGGGGAAGTCCTCTTCACATAACGAAGCAACTAACTTCTCCGGGCCAGTAATTGGGTGCATAAAGGCGATTCTGTCCTTTGCTGCTGGCGTAATGTTATTCAGGTTCACTCACTTTTCGTTGCAGGATATTCATTTCTCCAGCAATTATATCCTGTACGCATTGATTTATCTTGTGGGTATGGACCTGGTAAACTTTCGTATTTCTACCGTGCGTTCGGAGATTTTTATACTGCCGGGCTTAGTCATTGCTGCTAACCTGATTTCAGTCCTGATTTTTTCGAGGTTTAGCAGTTATTCATTAGCTGAATCATTAGTTGTTTCAAGCGGATTTGGCTGGTTTTCACTTTCGGGCCCCATGGTGAATATTCTGGTTTCTCCCAAGATGGGCGCGATGGCTTTTATGACTGATTTCTTTAGAGAAATGCTAAGCATTTTCGTGCTGTACTTTTTAGGTAAAAAACAGCCGAGAAGCGCGATTGGTATATCCGGAGCGGCAGCCCTGGATTCGGCATTACCCTTCATTAAAGAGAACTGTCACGAAGAGTTTATTCAGCACGCCATCGTGAGCGGATTCATCTTAACGTTGTTAGCGCCTATTTTTATCTCATTAACGGTAAGTTTACTCTGA
- a CDS encoding 2OG-Fe dioxygenase family protein, with protein sequence MHEVSLLERDKHAPASTLRFRRYGNAIILPWKDNELHWLPTHKENGKEFSGYDQGSNNPEHGSIRYFNALSSALKNSDFLKDLIIDDFKQTFGFENDYLPVYVGVHLVKVRCENNELPGFSSPDCFHQDGEPFTFAHLVSRSPNAIGGNNYIASVSARNKKLYEVNEDEITHRFTLNEFMDSFSVCDEMVSHYVDHLSMQSPGSPVERAMILIDFSRTIQSI encoded by the coding sequence ATGCATGAGGTTAGCCTCCTTGAGAGAGATAAGCATGCTCCGGCCAGCACGCTTCGTTTCAGAAGATATGGAAATGCGATCATTCTTCCGTGGAAAGATAACGAACTTCATTGGCTACCAACACATAAAGAGAATGGTAAAGAGTTCTCGGGATACGATCAGGGAAGCAACAATCCAGAGCATGGATCGATTCGGTACTTTAACGCGTTAAGCTCCGCATTGAAAAACTCGGATTTTCTGAAAGATCTGATCATCGATGATTTTAAACAAACATTCGGTTTTGAGAACGACTACCTTCCTGTTTATGTCGGTGTGCACTTAGTAAAAGTTCGCTGTGAAAATAATGAGCTGCCTGGTTTTAGCTCACCTGATTGTTTCCATCAGGATGGAGAACCCTTTACTTTCGCCCACTTAGTCAGTCGAAGTCCTAACGCGATTGGTGGTAATAATTATATAGCCAGCGTAAGTGCGCGCAATAAAAAGCTGTATGAGGTGAATGAGGATGAGATTACCCATCGCTTTACCCTTAATGAATTTATGGATAGCTTCTCGGTGTGTGATGAGATGGTCAGCCACTATGTAGATCACTTATCAATGCAAAGTCCAGGTTCACCTGTAGAAAGGGCAATGATACTGATTGATTTTTCTCGCACTATTCAAAGCATCTGA
- a CDS encoding TIGR04086 family membrane protein: protein MELRNELAMTKRVSWGSIIAGVVTAIAVSLLLTTLGTSLGLSMLSPKSDDIVNGADTAVLAWSVIGVIISLACGGFITGRLAGADGAIHGFLIWATSLLVATILGFAAVGGVLNTAGNAVGGIASATGSMASGIGNVAGQAAQGAGNIGEKIYSRIGLDTKLQSQDADQQVMEALKKSGIKELQPEYLQSQLEAAGDDLASAAKNLASHPDNSDAIINSLTEKLKGRAETIGNSVDKNDVKKALTENTSMTPEQADKAVDNFIQTRDKTVQQVDQRLSQLEDNINQAKTQYAELKQQAKEKAEAAAKAGAKVALWSFFGLLIGAIVSTLSGLWGVNTLTGHKKIKA from the coding sequence ATGGAACTTAGAAACGAACTGGCAATGACTAAACGCGTCTCCTGGGGCAGTATTATCGCTGGCGTGGTTACCGCAATAGCTGTATCACTTCTGCTTACCACCCTCGGGACGAGTCTCGGCTTATCGATGCTGTCGCCAAAATCCGATGATATTGTTAATGGCGCTGACACGGCCGTGTTGGCCTGGTCTGTTATTGGGGTAATAATTAGTCTTGCCTGTGGCGGGTTTATTACCGGACGGCTGGCAGGTGCTGACGGTGCCATCCACGGCTTTCTGATTTGGGCAACCTCATTACTGGTTGCCACCATTCTTGGATTTGCTGCCGTTGGTGGCGTATTAAATACCGCCGGTAATGCAGTGGGTGGCATTGCCTCTGCAACCGGAAGCATGGCAAGTGGGATCGGTAATGTTGCAGGGCAAGCTGCTCAGGGCGCGGGCAACATTGGTGAGAAGATCTACAGCCGCATCGGGCTTGATACAAAGTTACAGTCGCAGGATGCCGATCAACAGGTTATGGAAGCCCTGAAGAAAAGCGGTATTAAAGAACTCCAGCCCGAATATCTGCAGTCACAGCTTGAAGCGGCGGGTGACGATTTAGCCAGTGCGGCCAAAAACCTGGCGAGTCATCCAGACAACAGTGATGCCATTATTAATTCACTCACCGAAAAACTGAAAGGTCGCGCAGAAACCATTGGTAATTCCGTGGACAAAAATGATGTGAAAAAGGCTCTGACGGAAAACACCTCCATGACGCCGGAGCAAGCGGATAAAGCGGTTGATAACTTCATTCAGACGCGAGATAAAACGGTGCAGCAGGTTGACCAGCGTCTTTCACAGTTGGAAGATAATATCAATCAGGCTAAAACGCAGTACGCTGAACTGAAACAGCAGGCTAAAGAGAAAGCGGAAGCGGCAGCCAAAGCCGGTGCCAAAGTGGCTCTTTGGTCATTCTTCGGTTTATTGATTGGCGCCATTGTCAGTACTCTGAGCGGTTTGTGGGGCGTTAACACCCTGACAGGCCACAAAAAAATCAAGGCTTAA
- a CDS encoding YebY family protein codes for MKKLAFACLALGVSSSAVAGIETVSRFDMGKNDWPFTREEMMLSCEKGNILFAINDGTLVQYPLNAAAEAKVKAGQMKGEPIAKVLADDPNNPGQKKSLAPIVARAGKLCP; via the coding sequence ATGAAAAAGTTGGCATTTGCATGTCTGGCACTGGGCGTCAGCAGTAGCGCAGTGGCCGGTATTGAAACCGTAAGCCGTTTTGATATGGGGAAAAACGACTGGCCATTTACGCGTGAAGAAATGATGTTAAGCTGCGAGAAGGGCAACATACTGTTTGCTATCAACGACGGCACGCTGGTGCAGTATCCATTGAATGCCGCAGCTGAAGCCAAAGTAAAGGCCGGCCAGATGAAGGGAGAGCCGATAGCCAAAGTTCTGGCAGACGACCCCAACAATCCTGGCCAGAAAAAGAGTCTGGCACCCATTGTGGCACGTGCCGGGAAACTCTGTCCCTGA
- a CDS encoding DNA polymerase III subunit theta, translating to MSYNLATLPQEEKDKVNVDLAAAGVAFKERYNMPIVAEMVEREQPEALRDWFRQRLMHYRQASLALSRLPYEPKQK from the coding sequence ATGAGCTACAACCTGGCCACATTGCCACAGGAAGAAAAAGATAAGGTCAACGTTGACCTGGCCGCCGCCGGGGTGGCTTTTAAAGAACGTTACAATATGCCGATCGTCGCCGAAATGGTCGAACGTGAACAGCCGGAAGCGCTGCGTGATTGGTTCCGACAACGCCTGATGCACTATCGCCAGGCTTCGCTTGCGCTTTCGCGGCTACCCTACGAACCTAAACAAAAATAG
- the exoX gene encoding exodeoxyribonuclease X → MFRVIDTETCGLQGGVVEVASVDVINGQIVNPMSDLISPDRPISRQAIAVHKITEAMVRGKPTIEQAIGRYHGSPFYVAHNASFDRRMLPEMHGEWICTMTLARRLWPGLKYTNESLRQSLQLEVSPPAELHAHRALYDCYVTAALLIRIMSFSGWDAAEMLRRMQVKGSVNCFPFGKYRGQKVDDVAKKDPGYLQWMLKKIPDLKPDLRSAMQRALSEPD, encoded by the coding sequence ATGTTCAGGGTTATAGACACGGAAACCTGTGGCCTGCAGGGCGGAGTGGTAGAAGTGGCTTCGGTTGACGTGATCAATGGACAGATCGTCAATCCGATGAGCGATCTGATCTCACCTGACCGGCCAATCAGCCGTCAGGCCATCGCTGTGCATAAAATCACCGAAGCGATGGTGAGGGGAAAACCGACCATAGAGCAGGCTATCGGCCGCTACCACGGCAGCCCCTTCTACGTGGCACACAACGCCAGCTTTGACCGCCGCATGCTGCCTGAGATGCACGGGGAGTGGATTTGTACCATGACCTTAGCGCGCCGCTTATGGCCTGGCTTGAAATACACCAATGAGTCGCTACGCCAGTCTCTGCAACTGGAGGTTTCACCACCAGCCGAATTACACGCTCACCGCGCTTTATATGACTGCTACGTAACCGCTGCACTGCTGATACGTATTATGTCGTTCAGCGGCTGGGATGCAGCAGAAATGCTGCGCCGGATGCAGGTGAAAGGGTCCGTTAACTGTTTTCCTTTTGGCAAATATCGCGGACAAAAAGTTGACGATGTGGCGAAAAAAGATCCGGGCTATTTACAGTGGATGCTGAAAAAAATCCCGGATCTGAAACCCGACTTACGCAGCGCCATGCAGCGGGCATTGAGCGAGCCAGATTAA
- a CDS encoding S9 family peptidase: MTPPKAKQIPHVMTLHGDTRTDNYAWLRDDRREDQQVLAHLNAENDFCLQQLKPQQALQAQLLTEIVERIPARDHSVPYVKSGYRYQSRYEEGNEYTLYTRQPADTVTPEVWETLLDGNQRAADSEFYTLGGVAISPDNQTMAVAEDFLSRRVYAIRLRNLNSGEWYPEVLEGVSSSMAWSGDSQTLYYVLKDKQTLLPYQVWRHTPGTPQQQDQLVYEEQDDTFYVGLDKTTSEQFVAIVLGSSTTSEVMLLDAQQADAQPQRFSARRKDHEYSVDHYQGEFYIRSNRDGKNFALYRSAEANEHQWQTVIPARDDIVLEDFSLFRDWLVVEERQRGLVSLRQIHWLSGRSCTIAFDDPAYVTWIGYNPSPETSKLRYGYSSMTTPDTLYELDLDSGERQILKQTEVKGFDGSLYRSEHHWITMRDGVEVPVSLVYRRDCYQPGTNPLLVYGYGSYGSSMDADFSASRLSLLDRGFVYALTHIRGGGEMGQRWYDDGRLLNKMNTFHDFIDITDALVARQYGDAQKLYAMGGSAGGLLMGAVINMVPDRFHGVVAQVPFVDVLTTMLDETIPLTTGEYDEWGNPADEQYYHYIRKYSPYDNVVPQSYPHLLVTTGLHDSQVQYWEPAKWVAKLRELKTDNHLLLLHTDMDAGHGGKSGRFKAYEGLVMEYAFLIALATGLLAVPAA, translated from the coding sequence ATGACACCACCAAAAGCAAAGCAAATACCCCATGTTATGACCTTGCATGGTGATACGCGCACCGACAATTACGCCTGGCTGCGTGACGATCGGCGTGAAGATCAGCAGGTACTGGCGCACCTTAACGCCGAAAACGACTTTTGCCTGCAGCAGCTGAAGCCGCAGCAGGCCCTTCAGGCGCAATTGCTAACGGAGATCGTTGAGCGTATACCTGCCCGTGACCATTCCGTGCCCTATGTCAAAAGCGGCTACCGCTATCAAAGCCGCTATGAGGAGGGCAACGAATATACCCTTTATACCCGTCAGCCAGCCGACACCGTCACGCCGGAAGTCTGGGAAACGCTGCTGGACGGAAATCAGCGAGCCGCAGACAGCGAGTTTTATACTCTCGGTGGCGTGGCCATTAGCCCGGATAATCAGACAATGGCGGTGGCCGAAGACTTTTTGTCGCGTAGGGTATATGCCATTCGTTTGCGTAATTTGAACAGCGGCGAGTGGTATCCGGAGGTGCTGGAGGGCGTCTCATCCAGCATGGCCTGGTCTGGCGATTCACAAACACTCTATTATGTGTTGAAGGATAAACAAACTTTGCTGCCTTATCAGGTATGGCGGCATACGCCAGGTACACCGCAGCAGCAGGACCAGCTGGTATATGAAGAGCAGGATGATACTTTTTATGTCGGCCTTGATAAGACCACCTCAGAGCAGTTTGTTGCTATCGTACTTGGCAGCAGTACCACCAGTGAAGTCATGCTGCTGGATGCGCAGCAGGCTGATGCGCAGCCGCAGCGGTTTAGCGCACGTCGCAAAGATCATGAATACAGCGTCGATCACTATCAGGGCGAGTTCTACATCCGTTCTAATCGCGATGGCAAGAACTTTGCTTTGTATCGCAGCGCTGAGGCCAATGAACATCAGTGGCAGACGGTGATCCCTGCTCGTGACGATATCGTGCTGGAAGATTTTTCCCTGTTCCGCGACTGGCTGGTGGTTGAAGAGCGTCAGCGCGGATTGGTCAGCCTGCGCCAGATCCACTGGCTAAGCGGCAGAAGCTGTACGATTGCCTTTGACGATCCGGCTTACGTTACCTGGATTGGTTACAACCCCAGTCCTGAAACCAGTAAGCTGCGCTACGGCTATTCGTCGATGACCACGCCGGACACCTTGTATGAACTCGACCTGGATAGCGGTGAACGGCAGATCCTGAAGCAGACAGAAGTAAAAGGCTTTGACGGCTCATTGTACCGCAGTGAACACCACTGGATAACCATGCGCGACGGCGTCGAAGTGCCGGTTTCGCTGGTTTATCGCCGCGACTGCTATCAGCCCGGAACTAACCCGCTGCTGGTTTATGGTTACGGCTCCTATGGCAGCAGCATGGATGCCGACTTCAGCGCCAGCCGCCTTAGTCTGCTCGACCGCGGGTTTGTCTATGCCCTGACGCATATACGGGGCGGAGGGGAGATGGGGCAACGCTGGTATGACGACGGACGCCTGTTAAACAAGATGAATACCTTCCATGACTTCATCGATATTACCGATGCGCTGGTGGCGAGACAGTACGGTGACGCGCAGAAACTTTACGCGATGGGGGGCAGTGCCGGGGGATTGCTGATGGGCGCGGTGATCAACATGGTGCCGGACCGTTTCCACGGTGTTGTCGCGCAGGTGCCATTTGTCGACGTGCTCACCACCATGCTGGATGAAACCATTCCCCTCACCACCGGTGAATATGATGAGTGGGGAAACCCGGCCGACGAGCAGTATTATCACTACATCCGGAAGTACAGCCCATATGACAACGTGGTGCCGCAGTCTTACCCGCACCTGTTGGTCACTACCGGGCTGCATGATTCCCAGGTGCAGTACTGGGAACCGGCAAAATGGGTGGCGAAGTTGCGCGAGCTGAAAACCGACAACCATCTGCTGCTGCTGCACACCGATATGGACGCCGGCCACGGCGGTAAATCCGGGCGCTTCAAGGCTTATGAAGGACTAGTGATGGAATATGCCTTTTTGATCGCGCTGGCAACGGGCCTGCTGGCTGTCCCGGCAGCTTAA
- a CDS encoding sugar phosphate isomerase/epimerase family protein, with the protein MLSGNPLFINTILLGGSSEEKLRAASAAGFQQVELWQQDVAAAPAGAGGLADLCSRLALSLTDYQVLMDFDGAPDAMRHHKRDEALEMISTAQRLGATTLLVPASTDPECCQQRTEEDLRWLVQQAAHHNLRVAYEAMAWSQHINNIAAAWQLVKRIDAPNLGLVVDAFHIFVLQRTLADLEGIPADKIFLVQLSDLNTRPDAQRLKEVARHDRLLPGEGHFPLRALLQHLQHIEYRGPIGLEVFNDRLHQADADITAKAAMAALCQLISSA; encoded by the coding sequence ATGCTTTCAGGCAACCCATTATTTATCAACACTATTTTGCTGGGTGGCAGTAGCGAAGAGAAGCTTCGCGCAGCCTCTGCGGCGGGTTTTCAGCAGGTGGAATTATGGCAGCAGGATGTGGCAGCAGCACCGGCGGGCGCTGGGGGCCTGGCCGATCTTTGCTCACGTCTGGCGTTATCACTAACGGATTACCAGGTGCTGATGGACTTCGATGGCGCACCGGATGCGATGCGCCATCACAAGCGCGACGAAGCGCTGGAGATGATATCAACCGCACAACGATTGGGAGCGACTACGCTACTGGTCCCTGCTTCGACCGATCCCGAATGTTGCCAACAACGCACAGAAGAGGATTTACGCTGGCTGGTACAGCAGGCGGCACACCACAATCTGCGCGTGGCGTATGAAGCGATGGCGTGGAGCCAGCACATTAACAACATCGCCGCAGCATGGCAGCTGGTGAAGCGTATTGATGCACCCAATCTGGGCCTGGTGGTCGACGCATTCCATATCTTTGTTCTGCAAAGAACGCTGGCAGATCTTGAGGGCATCCCGGCCGACAAGATATTCCTGGTACAATTGTCGGATCTGAATACCCGGCCGGATGCGCAACGGTTGAAGGAAGTTGCCCGTCATGACCGCCTGCTGCCGGGCGAAGGTCACTTCCCTTTGCGGGCGCTGTTACAGCACCTGCAACACATTGAATACCGGGGGCCAATAGGACTTGAAGTCTTCAACGATCGGCTGCATCAGGCGGATGCAGACATAACCGCAAAAGCTGCAATGGCCGCGTTATGCCAGCTGATATCATCCGCTTAA
- a CDS encoding YebG family protein, with translation MAVEIKYVVVRKGEEKMTFASKKEADAYDKMLDMAEVFSDWLAASPLGMQEQQNESLGLFMAENKDVLQQILRTGRLPDENAANKSDDDNESTLRAVAG, from the coding sequence ATGGCTGTTGAAATTAAATATGTCGTTGTCAGAAAAGGTGAAGAAAAGATGACATTTGCCAGCAAAAAAGAGGCGGATGCCTACGACAAAATGCTCGATATGGCGGAAGTGTTCTCTGACTGGCTGGCGGCCAGCCCGCTGGGTATGCAGGAGCAGCAAAACGAATCGCTGGGGCTTTTTATGGCGGAAAACAAAGACGTGCTGCAGCAAATTTTGCGTACCGGCAGGCTGCCTGATGAAAACGCCGCCAATAAAAGCGATGATGACAATGAAAGCACGCTGCGGGCGGTAGCGGGTTGA
- the purT gene encoding formate-dependent phosphoribosylglycinamide formyltransferase — protein sequence MTTLGTALRPNATRVMLLGSGELGKEVALECQRLGVETIAVDRYADAPAMQVAHRSYVINMLDGAALAALIEKEQPDFVVPEIEAIATDRLVELEKQGQKVVPSARAARLTMDREGIRRLAAEELQLPTSAYRFADSYDAFCAAAEAIGLPCIIKPVMSSSGKGQSVVRDAAQLATAWDYAQQGGRAGAGRVIVEGVVKFDFEITLLTISAVDGIHFCAPIGHRQEDGDYRESWQPQQMSQLALQRARQIAEKVVAALGGYGLFGVELFVCGDDVVFSEVSPRPHDTGMVTLISQDVSEFALHVRAFLGLPVGAIRQYGPAASAVILPELHSDNVQFANLSAAVGAGLQVRLFGKPEIQGKRRLGVVLATGSDIEDALQRATTAVARVNVSG from the coding sequence ATGACAACTCTTGGAACCGCTCTGCGCCCGAATGCGACGCGCGTAATGCTGTTAGGATCGGGTGAACTGGGCAAAGAAGTGGCGCTGGAATGTCAGCGTTTGGGCGTGGAAACGATCGCGGTAGATCGCTACGCGGATGCCCCTGCTATGCAGGTTGCCCACCGCAGTTATGTGATCAATATGCTGGATGGCGCAGCCCTGGCAGCGCTGATTGAAAAAGAGCAGCCGGATTTTGTGGTGCCGGAAATTGAAGCTATCGCCACGGACAGGCTGGTCGAACTGGAAAAACAGGGCCAGAAGGTGGTTCCCAGCGCCCGTGCAGCCCGGTTAACCATGGATCGCGAGGGCATACGCCGCCTCGCCGCTGAAGAGTTGCAGCTTCCCACTTCTGCCTATCGCTTCGCCGATAGCTATGATGCATTCTGTGCCGCAGCTGAAGCTATCGGCTTGCCATGCATCATTAAGCCGGTGATGAGCTCTTCCGGCAAAGGCCAGAGCGTTGTCCGGGACGCCGCACAGCTGGCTACCGCCTGGGATTATGCTCAGCAGGGTGGCCGTGCGGGTGCCGGGCGCGTGATTGTTGAAGGCGTGGTGAAATTCGATTTTGAAATCACCCTGCTGACCATCAGTGCGGTGGACGGTATTCATTTCTGCGCGCCCATCGGTCATCGCCAGGAGGATGGCGACTATCGTGAGTCGTGGCAGCCACAGCAGATGAGCCAGCTGGCCCTGCAGCGCGCCCGGCAGATAGCCGAAAAGGTGGTGGCTGCCCTCGGTGGTTATGGCCTTTTTGGCGTCGAGCTGTTTGTCTGTGGTGATGACGTGGTGTTCAGTGAGGTGTCACCGCGCCCGCACGACACCGGCATGGTCACGTTAATCTCACAGGATGTTTCTGAGTTCGCACTGCACGTCCGCGCTTTCCTCGGTCTGCCGGTGGGTGCAATACGTCAATACGGCCCGGCGGCGTCGGCGGTTATCCTGCCGGAGCTACACAGTGATAACGTGCAGTTTGCCAACCTTTCTGCCGCTGTCGGCGCGGGTCTGCAGGTTCGTCTGTTTGGCAAGCCGGAAATCCAGGGTAAACGCCGTTTAGGCGTGGTGCTGGCAACCGGAAGTGATATTGAGGATGCGCTACAACGCGCCACAACGGCTGTCGCCCGCGTGAACGTCAGCGGCTGA